One stretch of Paenibacillus sp. AN1007 DNA includes these proteins:
- a CDS encoding manganese catalase family protein: MFKRVDRLAIELPMSKNPDPNGASAVQELLGGKYGEMSTLNNYMYQSFNFRGKSKLRPFYDIVASITAEEFGHVELVANTINLMLEGTTSPGAPDSTPLRAGKDARMTSHFIESAQTALPYDSMGRPWNGSYVFSSGNLILDLLHNFFLECGARTHKMRVYEMTDNNTAREMTGYLLVRGGVHILAYAKALEIATGVDVTKLIPIPSLDNKAFETTRKWEAMGEQRRLYTFSDKDYQQIAQIWKGVHPDGGKLEAFAGLPGYGGPIPELPDLPEEFAPGISPEDFLQIAERLKRNAGL, from the coding sequence ATGTTTAAACGTGTAGATCGTCTTGCCATTGAACTGCCCATGTCCAAAAATCCGGACCCCAATGGAGCCAGTGCGGTGCAGGAGCTGCTGGGCGGAAAATATGGCGAGATGTCCACGCTGAACAATTACATGTATCAGTCATTTAACTTTAGAGGCAAATCCAAGTTGCGTCCCTTCTATGATATTGTCGCCAGTATTACGGCTGAAGAATTTGGCCATGTGGAACTCGTCGCCAATACGATTAACCTGATGCTTGAAGGCACGACATCCCCGGGCGCACCTGACTCCACACCGCTTCGTGCAGGCAAGGATGCACGCATGACTTCACATTTTATTGAATCCGCGCAAACGGCACTGCCTTATGACTCCATGGGCAGGCCTTGGAACGGCTCGTATGTCTTCAGCAGCGGTAATCTGATATTGGATTTGCTGCATAACTTTTTTCTCGAATGCGGAGCAAGAACCCACAAGATGCGGGTTTACGAGATGACCGACAACAATACAGCTCGTGAGATGACAGGTTATCTGCTTGTACGGGGTGGTGTGCATATTCTCGCTTATGCCAAAGCGTTGGAGATTGCAACAGGCGTGGATGTGACCAAGCTGATTCCGATCCCTTCTCTGGATAACAAAGCGTTTGAAACCACACGCAAATGGGAAGCCATGGGTGAGCAGCGCCGCTTGTACACGTTCAGTGACAAGGATTATCAGCAGATTGCCCAGATCTGGAAAGGCGTACACCCGGACGGCGGCAAACTGGAAGCCTTTGCGGGTTTGCCGGGATACGGAGGGCCGATCCCCGAACTTCCCGACCTGCCGGAGGAATTCGCTCCAGGAATATCCCCGGAAGACTTTTTACAGATTGCTGAACGGCTGAAACGCAATGCCGGATTATAA
- the licT gene encoding BglG family transcription antiterminator LicT: MKIAKVINNNVISIYQADGEELVVMGRGIAFKKKPGDKVDETRIQKVFALKNKQTSDNFKTLLREVPMELVEIVEEMIAHARDNLGRKLNENIYVSLTDHIHFAIERYHEGIEIKNALMWEIKQLYKVEFGLGLRTLEQINSRMNIELPPDEAAFIALHIVNAEMNEEVITTMNITKFIQQIINIAKYHFKMEFDEESLSYFRFITHLKFFSQRVLSGTHYDNNYDHFYDMIKEKHPEAAACVEKIALFVKKEYDHELTNEEKLYLTVHIERVVNR, encoded by the coding sequence GTGAAAATAGCAAAGGTTATCAACAATAACGTGATCAGCATCTATCAGGCCGACGGAGAAGAGCTTGTGGTGATGGGACGTGGGATTGCCTTTAAGAAAAAGCCGGGAGATAAAGTAGACGAGACCCGCATCCAGAAAGTATTTGCCTTGAAAAACAAACAGACATCCGATAATTTCAAAACACTGCTGCGTGAAGTTCCGATGGAACTTGTTGAAATTGTGGAGGAGATGATTGCTCATGCACGTGACAATCTGGGACGTAAACTGAACGAGAACATTTATGTTTCGCTTACAGATCATATTCATTTTGCCATCGAGCGTTATCATGAGGGGATTGAGATCAAAAACGCCTTAATGTGGGAGATCAAGCAGTTATACAAAGTTGAATTCGGGCTGGGACTGCGCACGCTGGAGCAGATTAACAGCCGAATGAATATTGAGCTTCCACCGGATGAAGCCGCGTTTATTGCGCTGCATATTGTGAATGCCGAAATGAACGAAGAAGTCATTACAACGATGAATATTACGAAGTTTATCCAGCAGATTATTAATATCGCCAAGTACCATTTTAAAATGGAGTTTGACGAGGAGTCACTCAGTTACTTCCGCTTCATTACACATCTGAAATTCTTCTCGCAGCGCGTGCTGAGCGGGACGCACTATGATAACAATTATGATCATTTCTACGACATGATTAAGGAGAAGCATCCCGAAGCGGCAGCGTGCGTTGAGAAGATCGCCTTGTTTGTGAAGAAGGAATACGATCATGAGCTGACCAATGAGGAAAAGTTATATCTTACCGTTCACATTGAACGTGTCGTTAATCGCTAA
- a CDS encoding beta-glucoside-specific PTS transporter subunit IIABC: protein MSQEKLAREIVERVGGEKNVESLVHCATRLRFVLKDDSKADKTALEKTEGVIAVKENGGQFQVVVGNKVPEVYQAIGQISSILDDSSSKEKSGKKIKGLGGIIDVISSIFAPLLGVMAGAGILKGLLLIANNVGWLEKTESTYIILYAAADSLFYFLPLLLAVTTARKFQANMFVALTVAGALIYPTIIQLKTDGVQADFFGIPVVLMNYSSTVIPIILAVIVMSKLEKLFNKLLHESIKNFVTPLFLLVIMVPLTLLVFGPFGVYVGNGIASAMVAAFGFSPLLAGAVMGASWQLLVIFGVHWGLVPVFINNIAVYGKDGVKPAATASVFAQTGAAFGVMLKTKNRKLKTLAGSSTLTALFGITEPAIYGVTLPLKRPFIAGVIGGAVGGAIIGQAGTQAFASGAPGLLTLPIFYGPGGQGFPGLIMGIAASFVVSAVLTYIMGFKDPVEDEQIKTEAEQSAGAAANANAKGKDASSNPSAHVTAAASQEVYSPIEGKIVDLAEVPDPAFASGAMGKGIAIEPTTGRVVAPFDGTVTVAFKKKHALAVVSDSGAEILVHVGVDTVKLDGQHFISYIEEGDRVKAGDLLLEFDIEQIKAAGYHTVTPIIVTNSADYTDVIPQAAGQVSSKDMLLKIVGTEAGKA from the coding sequence ATGAGTCAAGAGAAACTGGCCAGAGAGATCGTAGAACGGGTCGGCGGTGAGAAAAACGTAGAATCCCTGGTTCACTGTGCAACACGGTTACGATTTGTATTGAAGGATGATTCCAAGGCTGACAAAACGGCCCTGGAGAAAACAGAAGGTGTTATTGCCGTTAAGGAAAACGGCGGCCAATTCCAGGTTGTTGTGGGCAATAAGGTTCCCGAGGTCTATCAAGCCATCGGTCAGATCAGCAGTATTCTGGACGATTCATCCAGCAAAGAAAAAAGCGGCAAAAAAATAAAAGGGTTGGGCGGTATCATTGACGTCATCTCCAGTATTTTCGCACCACTACTGGGCGTTATGGCGGGGGCTGGTATTTTAAAAGGTTTGCTGCTCATTGCAAACAATGTGGGCTGGCTGGAAAAGACAGAATCCACATATATCATTCTGTATGCAGCTGCCGACAGTCTGTTCTATTTCCTGCCACTGCTGTTAGCGGTTACAACAGCACGTAAATTCCAAGCAAATATGTTTGTTGCATTAACGGTTGCTGGAGCGCTAATCTATCCAACCATTATTCAGTTGAAAACAGATGGCGTTCAAGCAGATTTCTTCGGTATTCCCGTTGTTCTGATGAACTATTCCTCTACTGTAATTCCGATTATTCTAGCCGTCATTGTGATGAGCAAACTGGAGAAATTGTTCAACAAGCTTCTTCACGAAAGTATCAAAAACTTTGTCACACCTCTATTTCTGCTTGTTATTATGGTTCCGCTTACGCTGCTTGTCTTTGGACCATTCGGTGTATACGTTGGTAATGGTATTGCGTCGGCGATGGTTGCTGCCTTTGGATTCAGCCCGCTGCTTGCCGGAGCGGTCATGGGCGCAAGCTGGCAGCTGCTCGTTATATTCGGTGTACACTGGGGCTTGGTGCCTGTATTCATCAATAACATTGCTGTATACGGCAAAGACGGTGTGAAACCGGCAGCAACGGCTTCTGTATTTGCTCAAACGGGTGCGGCATTCGGTGTCATGCTCAAAACCAAAAACAGAAAATTAAAAACACTTGCTGGATCATCTACACTTACAGCGCTGTTCGGGATTACTGAACCCGCCATTTACGGCGTAACACTCCCGCTCAAACGTCCATTTATCGCCGGTGTTATCGGCGGCGCAGTTGGCGGAGCGATCATTGGTCAAGCGGGAACTCAGGCGTTCGCTTCGGGTGCACCAGGCCTGCTGACACTGCCGATTTTCTATGGACCAGGTGGTCAAGGTTTCCCGGGATTGATCATGGGTATTGCCGCATCGTTTGTTGTTTCCGCAGTATTAACGTACATTATGGGCTTTAAAGATCCTGTTGAAGATGAACAGATCAAGACGGAAGCAGAACAGTCTGCTGGAGCTGCTGCTAATGCTAATGCAAAAGGCAAAGATGCTTCATCTAACCCTTCTGCTCATGTTACAGCTGCTGCCAGCCAAGAGGTATACAGTCCGATCGAAGGTAAAATTGTCGATTTAGCTGAAGTTCCCGATCCGGCATTTGCTTCCGGTGCTATGGGTAAAGGGATCGCGATTGAACCAACGACAGGACGGGTAGTGGCTCCTTTTGATGGTACAGTAACGGTAGCCTTCAAAAAGAAGCATGCACTTGCTGTTGTATCGGATTCAGGTGCTGAGATTCTGGTACATGTAGGTGTGGATACAGTCAAACTGGATGGGCAGCATTTTATCTCTTACATTGAGGAAGGGGACAGAGTGAAGGCAGGCGATCTGCTTCTGGAATTTGATATTGAGCAGATTAAAGCTGCGGGTTATCACACGGTAACACCAATTATCGTAACCAATTCAGCAGACTACACGGATGTCATTCCGCAAGCTGCAGGTCAGGTAAGCAGTAAGGATATGCTGCTGAAAATTGTAGGAACTGAAGCAGGCAAAGCTTAA
- a CDS encoding ATP-binding cassette domain-containing protein, which produces MIELNNICIRASDESKRILLDDISLTLNRGEITLLLGCTGSGKTTLLQTIAGLRPPDSGDIRLAGESMWRNGRVPKSMLLQAGLVFQFPEQQLFARNIRRELLYSLRPYRLNEAEQQQQIAETLAHWDPDRGEGKERRFQLDSSPFALSGGEKRRLGLALGTVTQPNWLLLDEPSAGLEAQSGRLLLDALLDHREAGGGAVIAAHDLDTFLPHADRVLLLRLGRVAADLTPQQLHNQPKLLMQAGIGLPPSMQLAEQLRGAGINFISTAMTPEDMAEAIISSQSCGEERTFVPAEVEDVNKPDADHDSEKNKNKDKDTITTEIDRSLLSGPANAASTTSFGDVPLPLVSDPALQARKDSKHKSSNESVMDPRLKWVLYMLLVTAAMLQQHWGGLTLTLIPVTIALGVLPRQKLMGCIKLMKPLLLFFVLSTLLSGSTLTTGEAGFQLGFSLTQAEGTILNLYRLFIVTLASLWFSLTTPYGRMVEGLNWVLSYGQKIRLPITSFALAVSLIFRFIPLLWSEWQRFSLIVRARGKAALKPNSVRIRDLGPMVIPLLMALFQRAEDMTIAMEMRKVRENAAFGVRSSLLAWSRRDTRIGIMGLFVFALLVSVRWWGSR; this is translated from the coding sequence GTGATTGAATTGAATAACATCTGCATCCGGGCTTCAGATGAGAGCAAGCGGATTTTACTTGACGACATTTCTCTAACGCTGAACCGCGGCGAGATTACGCTGCTTCTGGGCTGTACCGGTTCTGGCAAAACGACACTGCTCCAGACGATTGCCGGGCTCAGGCCGCCAGATTCCGGTGATATCCGGCTTGCAGGCGAGTCGATGTGGCGTAATGGCAGGGTACCTAAATCCATGCTGCTCCAGGCGGGACTTGTATTTCAGTTTCCTGAGCAGCAGCTGTTTGCACGTAATATCAGGAGGGAACTGCTGTATTCCCTTCGTCCTTATCGTTTGAATGAGGCTGAGCAGCAGCAGCAGATCGCAGAAACCCTGGCACATTGGGACCCGGATCGGGGAGAGGGGAAAGAGCGGCGTTTTCAACTGGACAGCTCACCTTTTGCTCTCAGCGGCGGAGAAAAGCGCAGGCTGGGGCTTGCGCTTGGCACTGTCACCCAGCCAAACTGGCTGCTGCTGGATGAGCCCAGCGCAGGTCTTGAGGCTCAGAGCGGCAGGCTGCTGCTGGATGCGCTGCTTGACCATCGTGAGGCGGGCGGCGGGGCGGTTATTGCCGCGCATGATCTGGATACATTTCTGCCGCACGCAGACCGGGTACTCCTGTTACGACTGGGTCGTGTCGCCGCCGACCTTACTCCGCAGCAGCTGCATAACCAGCCGAAGCTGCTGATGCAGGCCGGGATTGGTCTGCCTCCATCGATGCAGCTTGCCGAACAGCTCCGGGGAGCGGGAATAAACTTCATTTCTACAGCAATGACACCGGAAGATATGGCAGAAGCTATTATAAGCAGTCAAAGCTGCGGAGAGGAACGGACGTTTGTTCCCGCCGAAGTGGAGGATGTTAATAAGCCAGATGCAGATCATGATTCAGAAAAAAATAAAAATAAAGATAAAGATACAATTACTACAGAAATAGACAGGTCATTATTATCAGGACCCGCCAACGCTGCTTCAACAACATCATTTGGAGATGTCCCGTTACCATTAGTATCAGACCCTGCTCTGCAAGCACGTAAAGACAGCAAACACAAAAGTTCGAATGAAAGTGTAATGGACCCTCGTCTAAAATGGGTTCTGTATATGCTTCTCGTTACAGCGGCGATGCTGCAGCAGCATTGGGGCGGCTTAACATTAACTTTGATCCCGGTGACCATTGCTTTGGGTGTACTTCCCCGTCAGAAGCTGATGGGGTGTATCAAACTGATGAAACCACTTCTCCTGTTTTTTGTTCTGTCTACCTTGTTATCGGGCAGTACTTTAACTACGGGGGAAGCAGGTTTCCAATTGGGATTTTCCCTGACTCAGGCTGAGGGAACTATACTGAACCTTTATCGCTTGTTCATTGTAACTCTTGCAAGTTTGTGGTTCTCGCTCACGACCCCATACGGGCGTATGGTCGAAGGGCTGAACTGGGTGCTGTCTTATGGTCAGAAAATCAGGCTGCCGATCACCTCGTTTGCCCTTGCTGTATCACTCATTTTCCGGTTTATCCCGCTGCTCTGGAGCGAATGGCAGCGATTCTCACTGATCGTCCGGGCTCGGGGAAAAGCGGCTTTGAAACCTAATTCAGTACGTATACGCGATCTGGGACCGATGGTTATTCCGCTGCTCATGGCTCTGTTCCAGCGTGCGGAAGATATGACGATTGCGATGGAGATGCGAAAAGTAAGAGAGAACGCCGCATTTGGTGTTCGTTCCTCTCTTCTGGCATGGAGCAGGCGGGATACCCGGATTGGCATCATGGGCCTATTTGTTTTTGCTCTGCTTGTATCGGTGCGCTGGTGGGGATCGCGCTGA
- a CDS encoding ATP-binding cassette domain-containing protein, whose translation MKKAVNGVSLTLQAGEWLSVAGPNGSGKSTLAGVLLGFIPISGGERNIPANLTIRGVLQQPDAQVLGDTIEEEFHFALSHLHISNLEKKKRTQEALQLVGLHHSPGTVIAQLSGGQKQLLNIATALAAKPDVLIMDEPTAMLDPDARGRIEDIVQSVTRKGTAVVWITHHLEEATLCDRIMAMNHGRCVYDGIPQSFYYPSTAGTKAASNAEEEQHLQSSCEQLGLEPPFTVQTSRILKQRGKLQHVMPLRPEQLAKEAARW comes from the coding sequence GTGAAAAAAGCAGTCAATGGCGTGTCACTTACACTCCAGGCAGGTGAGTGGTTAAGCGTTGCAGGTCCCAACGGCAGCGGTAAAAGTACTCTTGCCGGAGTCCTGCTGGGCTTCATTCCTATATCCGGCGGAGAACGGAATATCCCTGCGAATCTGACCATTCGAGGTGTGCTGCAGCAGCCAGATGCTCAGGTGCTGGGCGATACCATTGAAGAAGAATTTCATTTTGCGCTGTCGCATTTACATATATCAAATCTTGAAAAAAAGAAGCGCACTCAGGAGGCGCTGCAGCTTGTGGGACTTCATCACTCTCCGGGTACTGTGATTGCGCAGTTATCCGGGGGACAGAAGCAGCTGCTTAACATTGCGACAGCTCTTGCAGCGAAGCCGGATGTTCTGATTATGGACGAACCTACAGCGATGCTCGACCCTGATGCGAGAGGGCGCATAGAAGATATTGTTCAGTCTGTTACAAGGAAGGGTACGGCAGTGGTCTGGATCACCCATCATCTTGAGGAAGCCACATTATGTGATCGTATTATGGCGATGAATCATGGACGATGTGTATATGATGGAATACCGCAGTCTTTTTATTATCCGTCGACAGCTGGAACAAAGGCAGCTTCAAATGCAGAAGAAGAACAGCATCTTCAATCTTCTTGCGAGCAGTTGGGTCTGGAACCTCCTTTTACAGTGCAGACCAGCCGGATCCTGAAGCAGCGGGGGAAGCTGCAGCATGTTATGCCGCTTCGGCCTGAACAGCTTGCAAAGGAGGCTGCGCGCTGGTGA
- a CDS encoding biotin transporter BioY, whose amino-acid sequence MKLSLRGIVFSALMAAILVLFGYISIPIGFSPVPITLQTLAVMLAGGLLGPLYGFLSIALVVVLTALGFPLLHGTGGLAVLLGPTGGYVIMWPFAALLMGLLLSKVKIRGVKGYVLAFIVLEIFGSLLIYVTGVPWLAYQYSMTLSNAMIQGFYPYIIGDLIKAVFAAIIIAPVRAVYPPQRLTSSTHSNVVKADI is encoded by the coding sequence ATGAAATTATCTCTACGCGGCATCGTGTTCAGTGCACTGATGGCTGCCATTCTCGTACTTTTTGGATACATAAGCATTCCTATTGGTTTCTCACCTGTGCCCATTACTTTGCAAACGTTAGCCGTGATGTTAGCTGGCGGATTGCTGGGTCCCCTCTACGGTTTCTTAAGTATTGCCCTTGTCGTTGTACTTACTGCGCTTGGTTTCCCACTGCTGCATGGTACTGGCGGCCTCGCCGTACTGCTTGGGCCTACCGGGGGGTACGTTATCATGTGGCCATTCGCCGCACTGCTCATGGGCCTGCTGCTCTCCAAAGTTAAAATTCGGGGCGTTAAAGGTTATGTTCTGGCTTTTATTGTTCTCGAAATATTCGGGTCTCTGTTAATCTATGTCACAGGGGTGCCCTGGCTCGCTTACCAATACAGCATGACTTTATCCAATGCGATGATTCAGGGATTCTATCCTTATATTATCGGAGATCTGATCAAAGCTGTGTTTGCCGCAATCATCATTGCCCCGGTCCGCGCAGTGTACCCGCCTCAGCGCCTGACGAGCAGTACGCATTCCAACGTAGTGAAGGCAGACATATAA
- a CDS encoding 6-phospho-beta-glucosidase, translating into MTAFKFPENFLWGGAIAANQAEGAYLEDGKGLSIVDLLPTGENRRSIMKGNVPAYTPLASEFYPSHEAIDFYHRYPQDIALFAEMGFKALRVSIAWARIFPTGEDAEPNEAGLQFYDDLFDELLKHGIQPVVTLAHFDVPVHLIEKYGSWRSRKLVDLFETYAKTVFTRYKDKVKYWMTFNEINMLLHLPFLGAGLAFNEGDNVKEIQYQAAHHQLVASALAVKACHEIIPDAMIGCMLAAGSFYPYTCNPEDVFQGMEKDRESYFFIDVQSRGEYPGYAKRFFRDHNLNIVMEPQDADILRNHTVDYIGFSYYSSRTTSTDPEVNKNMTSGNVFGSIANPYLAKSEWGWTVDPKGFRITANQLHDRYQKPLFVVENGFGAHDEVNAEGEIDDSYRIDYLKRHVAEMGEAIQDGCNIIGYTSWGPIDIVSASSGEMRKRYGYIYVDRDNEGRGELTRIKKKSFEWYKNVIASGGTDLGDK; encoded by the coding sequence ATGACAGCATTTAAATTTCCTGAAAACTTTCTATGGGGTGGAGCGATTGCTGCCAATCAGGCAGAGGGAGCTTATCTGGAAGATGGCAAAGGATTAAGTATTGTGGATTTACTTCCAACCGGAGAAAATCGGAGAAGCATTATGAAAGGAAATGTCCCGGCATATACACCACTCGCGAGTGAGTTTTACCCTTCCCATGAAGCCATTGATTTCTATCATAGATACCCGCAGGATATTGCCCTTTTTGCGGAAATGGGTTTCAAAGCGCTGCGAGTTTCGATTGCCTGGGCACGCATCTTCCCAACAGGAGAGGACGCGGAGCCGAATGAAGCTGGGCTGCAGTTTTATGATGATCTGTTTGATGAACTCTTGAAACATGGCATCCAGCCGGTGGTTACGCTGGCTCACTTCGATGTGCCTGTACATCTGATTGAGAAATATGGCAGCTGGAGAAGCCGCAAACTTGTTGATTTGTTTGAGACTTATGCCAAAACGGTATTTACTCGTTACAAAGATAAAGTGAAATACTGGATGACGTTCAACGAGATCAACATGCTGCTTCATCTTCCTTTCCTCGGAGCAGGACTGGCGTTTAACGAAGGTGACAACGTCAAAGAAATTCAATATCAAGCGGCACATCACCAACTCGTTGCAAGTGCGCTTGCCGTTAAAGCCTGCCATGAGATCATCCCTGACGCCATGATTGGCTGTATGCTGGCAGCGGGCAGTTTCTACCCGTACACATGCAATCCGGAAGATGTGTTTCAGGGAATGGAGAAGGACAGAGAATCCTACTTCTTTATCGATGTACAGTCACGCGGGGAATACCCGGGTTACGCCAAACGTTTCTTCAGGGATCACAACCTGAACATTGTAATGGAGCCGCAGGATGCAGACATTTTGCGTAACCACACGGTGGATTATATTGGCTTCAGCTACTATTCCAGTCGGACAACCAGTACAGACCCTGAAGTGAACAAAAATATGACGAGTGGTAACGTGTTTGGCTCCATTGCCAATCCATATCTGGCGAAGTCGGAATGGGGATGGACCGTTGATCCCAAAGGTTTCCGCATTACCGCCAACCAGCTGCATGACCGGTATCAGAAACCGCTGTTTGTGGTGGAAAACGGCTTTGGTGCGCACGATGAGGTTAACGCTGAGGGTGAAATCGATGATTCGTACCGAATCGATTATTTGAAACGCCATGTGGCGGAGATGGGTGAAGCCATCCAGGATGGCTGCAATATCATCGGTTATACCAGCTGGGGGCCGATCGACATCGTTAGTGCATCCTCGGGCGAAATGAGAAAACGTTACGGTTACATCTATGTGGATCGGGACAATGAAGGCAGAGGCGAATTGACTCGTATCAAAAAGAAAAGCTTCGAATGGTATAAAAATGTTATTGCATCCGGCGGAACGGATCTGGGAGACAAGTAG
- a CDS encoding amidohydrolase family protein yields MKLDAHQHFWNYNTRDYGWIGEEMSVIRRSFLPEDLQPILTDSGISGCVAVQARQSLEETEWLLELADKHEFIKGVVGWVDLCSEEAASQLAGYAANPWLKGVRHVIQDEPDVKFVLREDFQRGIALLEQYNLAYDLLVSKEQLPHAVELVQKFPKQRFVIDHLAKPDIKAGVGSPWKETMEAIAAYPNVYCKLSGMVTEADWNHWKQEDFTFYLDTVLQAFGSERVMYGSDWPVCTVAGTYAEVINLLQTHVKRLPEAEQQLIFGDNCAAFYNL; encoded by the coding sequence ATGAAACTCGATGCACATCAACATTTCTGGAATTATAACACCCGTGATTACGGATGGATCGGTGAAGAGATGAGCGTGATTCGGCGTTCCTTTCTACCGGAAGACCTGCAGCCAATCCTCACGGATTCCGGCATATCAGGCTGTGTAGCTGTACAGGCCCGGCAAAGCCTTGAAGAAACCGAGTGGCTGCTCGAACTTGCGGACAAGCACGAATTCATCAAAGGCGTTGTTGGCTGGGTAGATCTGTGCTCTGAGGAAGCTGCCTCACAACTGGCGGGATATGCCGCTAACCCATGGCTGAAAGGTGTCCGTCATGTCATACAGGATGAACCGGATGTAAAGTTTGTGCTGCGGGAGGACTTCCAACGAGGTATTGCTTTGCTGGAGCAGTATAATCTGGCCTATGATTTGCTTGTATCCAAGGAGCAGCTGCCTCATGCCGTGGAGTTGGTTCAGAAGTTTCCTAAGCAGCGTTTTGTCATTGACCATCTGGCCAAACCGGATATTAAGGCAGGAGTCGGTTCTCCCTGGAAGGAAACAATGGAAGCGATTGCGGCATATCCCAATGTTTATTGCAAATTGTCTGGGATGGTCACCGAAGCAGACTGGAACCATTGGAAACAGGAAGATTTCACCTTTTATCTGGATACGGTGCTTCAAGCGTTTGGATCAGAGCGGGTGATGTATGGTTCGGACTGGCCTGTATGCACCGTAGCGGGTACATATGCCGAGGTGATTAATTTGCTGCAAACGCATGTAAAGCGCTTACCAGAAGCAGAACAGCAGCTGATTTTTGGCGATAACTGTGCCGCATTTTACAACTTGTGA